Proteins from a genomic interval of Patescibacteria group bacterium:
- a CDS encoding NAD(P)/FAD-dependent oxidoreductase codes for MTIGIIGLGAAGMMAAATVQELHPDYQIILIEKNAVMGQKVQISGGGRCNVTTGIRDIKNVLTHYPRGNKFLNTAMYHFSPEQVYNWFEAHGLPLTTESDMRVFPQSNDGKAVINVFEKLFQHKNITRYLSTSVTGIKKTADQFAITLKSGEIINTDKLIITTGGQAYRHTGSTGDGYGFAESLGHHITPLAASLNSFVIKQPWIRDLAGVSFSQVGLSISQQSKFHFTGPIVFTHQGISGPAVFALSSQVAFLSYPLSVLLDFIPALTAIQLLEQLNTLIIEHPKQQLSTTLHYWLPKSVVTTIITAQNLPGDKPNNEISKTLRNIIVNCLKKFTVSVVGKGSGDEFVTAGGIELTEVNPRTMESKICPGLWFAGEILNIDGYTGGFNLQAAWATGHLAGSNIHDINQ; via the coding sequence ATGACTATAGGTATTATTGGTCTAGGGGCGGCTGGCATGATGGCGGCCGCTACCGTGCAAGAACTGCATCCGGATTATCAGATTATATTGATCGAAAAAAATGCTGTGATGGGGCAAAAAGTACAAATTTCTGGCGGTGGTCGCTGTAATGTCACAACCGGTATACGTGATATAAAAAATGTATTAACACACTACCCCCGGGGTAATAAGTTTTTAAATACTGCCATGTACCATTTTTCACCGGAGCAAGTTTATAATTGGTTCGAAGCACATGGTTTGCCCCTTACAACAGAATCTGATATGAGGGTTTTTCCACAATCAAATGACGGTAAAGCAGTAATTAATGTATTTGAAAAACTATTTCAACATAAAAATATTACGAGATATTTATCTACTAGTGTAACCGGGATAAAAAAAACGGCTGATCAATTTGCCATTACTCTAAAATCTGGTGAGATAATCAATACTGATAAATTAATCATAACTACTGGCGGACAAGCTTATCGTCACACTGGTTCAACTGGTGATGGTTATGGCTTCGCCGAAAGTTTAGGCCATCACATCACTCCCCTCGCCGCCAGTTTAAACTCTTTTGTAATTAAACAACCTTGGATTAGAGACTTAGCCGGTGTGTCTTTTTCTCAAGTTGGTTTATCAATCTCCCAACAATCTAAGTTTCATTTTACCGGGCCGATTGTATTTACTCATCAAGGTATCAGTGGCCCAGCTGTCTTTGCCCTATCTTCACAAGTGGCCTTTTTATCTTACCCCTTATCTGTACTGCTTGATTTCATTCCTGCTCTCACTGCTATTCAACTCTTAGAGCAATTAAATACACTTATTATTGAACATCCCAAACAACAACTCAGCACTACTTTACATTATTGGCTACCAAAATCAGTCGTGACGACAATAATTACTGCACAGAATTTACCTGGTGATAAACCCAATAACGAAATCAGTAAGACTTTACGAAATATTATAGTGAATTGTTTAAAGAAATTTACCGTATCGGTGGTAGGAAAAGGCTCGGGTGATGAATTTGTCACGGCTGGGGGGATTGAGTTGACAGAAGTAAACCCAAGAACCATGGAGTCTAAAATATGTCCCGGTTTATGGTTTGCTGGCGAAATTTTAAACATCGATGGTTACACCGGCGGATTCAATTTACAAGCCGCTTGGGCGACAGGCCATTTAGCTGGGAGCAACATTCATGATATAAACCAGTAG
- a CDS encoding J domain-containing protein: MDTNMASFFEQLRDYYDKAVGGVTQREQRETREKGFEGLVEWGKQMYVEFDRHFDPNNREATEHIYQAAKRVERLLLDPMGELAHDGALGSIGSALGKAAGGNEARRIRLRDNIVNIIDAQVQTIAAALEDLTTVVNAQALDVKAPLIPLRGGYKDGVNVNDYPKSKQYQAELRALIDRADQVLEPLLSVDETNAMITQDDLLIIASLYRTLHLDLKVWQAALVEFKSNDPSRYNSGTFNSLDELTTDDGISGIVHKHERAFSADHRSTRDKVLLNWLSGSEFDSLEADMGGTTPSGEIPANFSDRKGYFATLGLSTDDLAEKSEAGVKMMLKKAFRKLALSRHPDRNSNDPTAPAKFKALKEAFDTLYNKTTRERYLSNNSS; encoded by the coding sequence ATGGACACTAATATGGCGTCATTTTTTGAACAATTACGGGATTATTATGACAAAGCCGTAGGTGGGGTAACACAAAGAGAACAACGCGAAACCAGGGAGAAGGGTTTTGAAGGATTAGTTGAGTGGGGTAAACAGATGTATGTTGAGTTTGATAGACATTTTGATCCAAATAATCGTGAAGCTACCGAGCACATTTACCAAGCCGCCAAGCGTGTTGAAAGATTATTACTTGATCCGATGGGGGAATTAGCCCATGATGGCGCCTTAGGTTCAATTGGTAGCGCTTTAGGAAAAGCTGCTGGAGGCAATGAAGCTAGACGAATACGTTTACGTGATAATATCGTTAATATTATCGACGCGCAAGTTCAAACCATTGCAGCTGCACTGGAAGATTTAACCACTGTAGTTAATGCTCAAGCCTTAGATGTTAAGGCTCCGCTCATACCGTTACGAGGTGGTTATAAGGATGGCGTGAACGTTAATGATTATCCTAAATCTAAACAGTATCAGGCTGAACTTAGGGCATTAATTGATCGTGCTGATCAAGTGCTGGAGCCATTGCTGTCCGTGGATGAAACCAACGCAATGATTACTCAGGATGATTTGTTAATTATTGCTAGTTTGTATCGAACCTTGCACTTAGATTTAAAGGTATGGCAGGCAGCTTTGGTTGAATTCAAATCTAATGATCCTAGTCGCTATAATTCTGGTACATTTAATAGTTTGGACGAATTGACTACAGATGATGGTATTTCTGGTATTGTGCATAAGCATGAGAGGGCATTTTCTGCAGATCATCGTTCCACTCGGGATAAAGTATTATTAAACTGGTTAAGTGGGTCAGAGTTTGATTCACTTGAGGCTGACATGGGTGGCACCACACCAAGTGGTGAAATTCCGGCAAATTTTTCTGACCGCAAAGGATATTTTGCAACATTAGGTTTATCCACTGATGACTTAGCTGAAAAAAGCGAAGCCGGCGTTAAAATGATGCTTAAAAAAGCTTTTCGTAAATTGGCTTTAAGTAGACATCCGGATCGTAATTCGAATGATCCTACGGCACCAGCTAAATTTAAAGCCTTAAAGGAAGCCTTTGATACTTTATATAACAAGACCACTAGAGAACGATATCTTAGTAACAATTCAAGTTAG
- a CDS encoding CapA family protein, translated as MKKYIIVFVISCILVPAALLADNVSVIKKIREVSFTDITHDQVTINWSAPVGSNLRYRVWLKDAFGNTLAKRHTQNTSLVMAYLYPETKYYIKIRAINNSQVKNKWSIAKSFTTTARITKTIFGGDVMLSRYVGQATARTGNMAAPFVNIADEFKQNDLAFINLEAPFKEQGPWDVPDSAMTFKVNPQMIQGLQLAGIDIVSLANNHIANAGEAGIDYTKQYLSDNGIAYCLEHYDIREVNGLKFAFLCYSYDRNLDTSKLVSDINEVKDQGADVIIVSMHNGNEYTETISASQSNFAHTAIDNGADLVIGHHPHVVQHMEEYNGKYIFYSLGNLVFDQDWSWPTQLGAVVKITWQNDQINKIEFKPIKIDDNFQPRFMDFNEGKQVLDRLQVNDYEILAD; from the coding sequence ATGAAAAAATACATTATAGTGTTTGTTATTTCCTGCATTTTGGTACCAGCTGCACTGCTGGCTGATAATGTATCTGTTATAAAAAAAATTCGGGAGGTTAGTTTTACTGACATCACTCATGATCAAGTCACAATAAACTGGTCAGCACCGGTTGGTTCTAACCTGCGCTATAGAGTGTGGTTAAAAGATGCCTTTGGTAACACTTTAGCCAAACGCCATACTCAAAACACGTCTTTAGTAATGGCTTATTTATATCCAGAAACTAAATATTATATAAAAATTCGCGCCATAAATAATTCACAGGTCAAAAATAAGTGGTCGATAGCCAAATCGTTTACCACTACCGCTAGAATAACCAAAACCATTTTTGGAGGTGATGTGATGTTGTCTCGTTATGTCGGCCAAGCCACTGCGCGTACTGGCAATATGGCGGCGCCGTTTGTTAATATTGCCGATGAATTTAAACAGAACGATTTAGCGTTTATTAACCTGGAAGCACCTTTTAAAGAACAAGGCCCATGGGATGTACCAGATAGTGCAATGACGTTTAAAGTTAATCCACAAATGATTCAGGGTTTACAACTAGCCGGTATTGATATTGTGTCACTGGCTAATAATCATATCGCTAATGCTGGCGAGGCTGGCATTGACTACACTAAACAATATCTCTCAGATAACGGCATCGCTTATTGTTTAGAACACTATGATATACGTGAGGTGAACGGTTTAAAATTTGCTTTTTTATGTTATTCTTATGATCGAAATTTAGACACCTCGAAACTAGTTAGTGATATCAATGAAGTTAAAGATCAGGGGGCTGATGTGATTATTGTCTCGATGCATAATGGTAATGAATATACCGAAACCATCAGTGCTTCACAGTCAAATTTTGCCCACACCGCCATCGATAACGGCGCTGATTTAGTAATTGGCCATCACCCTCATGTGGTGCAACACATGGAGGAATATAACGGCAAGTATATTTTTTACTCATTAGGTAATTTAGTATTCGATCAAGATTGGTCTTGGCCAACCCAACTGGGCGCAGTCGTAAAAATTACCTGGCAGAATGACCAGATTAATAAAATTGAATTTAAACCGATTAAAATTGATGATAATTTTCAACCCCGCTTCATGGATTTCAACGAAGGTAAACAAGTGTTAGACAGGTTACAAGTGAATGATTACGAGATACTGGCAGATTAA
- a CDS encoding YbhB/YbcL family Raf kinase inhibitor-like protein, which yields MTITSPAFAHSNSIPAQYTCSGANLSPALSWSNIPAETKSLVLIMHDPDAPAGDWLHWLVINIPVTTQQVAENTSPLGGVVLTPYDGPCPPNGEHRYMFDLYALDVATITAQDRSNVEQAIIGHILAQGTLMGVYKR from the coding sequence ATGACAATCACCAGCCCGGCATTCGCACATTCCAATTCAATTCCAGCCCAATACACCTGTTCTGGTGCCAATCTGTCTCCAGCCTTAAGCTGGTCAAACATACCAGCTGAAACTAAAAGTCTCGTTTTAATCATGCATGACCCCGATGCACCCGCTGGTGATTGGTTACATTGGTTGGTGATAAATATTCCTGTAACAACACAACAAGTAGCTGAAAATACCTCACCATTAGGTGGCGTGGTATTAACTCCCTATGATGGTCCTTGTCCACCTAATGGTGAACATCGTTATATGTTTGATCTATATGCCCTAGATGTAGCCACAATCACCGCTCAAGACCGTTCTAACGTTGAACAAGCCATAATTGGCCACATTTTAGCCCAAGGTACATTAATGGGTGTCTACAAACGCTAG
- a CDS encoding DUF87 domain-containing protein, producing the protein MSSTILLIRFPLAPIPDHIGKFEQFFHNVYYLLKNDHSGNASISCEIVSVHNKLNFYFTIPSHNGGVVKNMIFSIFPDAEVSEVKQFVDIEHLPDQVVTYYMDLAQTEQYALRTYRASAPNDPLSPFINSLSSIPPTNGAIFQIVLRPLDEDLHTDSSGLFYGEAKRSGESMEIPKFHAVVRFGYFYDGNQQPRLADIERSFHEFTTEKNWIIFTPEANVQHFMKDVFARTLLQRSILTQEEVSSLFHIPDASLKLPAINWILSKRAQPPFNLPTPHTTAKTDATFFGQTNFRGLNTTFGIRRDDRRRHLYVVGKSGSGKSKLLETLIIDDIINNQGVCVMDPHGDLIQDILQYIPEHKIKDVIYFNVSDIDWPIAFNPLENVTPDMKQQVTQGLIEVFEKFFGGDWSPKIEHVFRYTTLAMLDYPDATIVGMMKMLTNRKFRQKVIPVIKDSVVKHFWANEFSSWSEKFDNEAILPLVNKLGQFLSNQLIRNIVAQPKNKFSFDDIMNNRKIVLIELSKGRLGEENAALLGAMIITKIYQTAMARAKLPESERKDFYMYIDEFQNFATETFENILSESRKYRLLLTISHQYLQQVPAEIKGTVFGNIGSIIAMRVGADDGAYLANEFTPVFTTEDFINLGVREMLIKMSVSGQTTQPFSAHTIDVPPPLAPSFVQQIIDYNRQHYATSLADINILMAQIYSDEENTNSTAAEANFEAPIV; encoded by the coding sequence ATGTCTTCTACTATCCTCCTCATTCGTTTCCCGCTCGCACCCATACCTGATCACATTGGTAAGTTTGAGCAGTTTTTTCATAATGTTTATTATCTATTGAAGAATGATCATAGTGGTAACGCCTCTATTTCGTGTGAAATTGTGAGTGTGCATAATAAGTTGAATTTCTATTTCACCATCCCCAGCCATAATGGAGGGGTGGTAAAAAACATGATCTTTTCGATTTTTCCTGATGCGGAAGTATCCGAGGTGAAACAGTTTGTTGATATTGAGCATCTGCCCGATCAAGTTGTCACCTATTATATGGATCTGGCGCAAACTGAACAATATGCTTTGCGCACCTATCGGGCATCGGCACCAAATGATCCGTTAAGCCCATTTATTAATAGTTTATCGTCTATCCCTCCAACCAATGGAGCGATCTTTCAAATTGTATTACGCCCACTAGATGAAGATTTACATACCGATTCGAGTGGTTTATTTTACGGGGAAGCCAAGCGCAGTGGTGAATCGATGGAAATTCCTAAATTTCATGCCGTGGTACGCTTTGGTTATTTTTATGATGGTAACCAACAACCGCGTCTAGCGGATATTGAACGCTCGTTTCATGAATTCACTACGGAAAAAAATTGGATCATTTTTACACCGGAGGCCAATGTGCAGCACTTCATGAAAGATGTCTTTGCGCGCACCCTGTTGCAACGCAGTATCCTCACCCAAGAAGAGGTATCTTCCCTCTTCCATATTCCCGATGCCTCTTTAAAACTTCCAGCTATTAACTGGATTCTATCCAAACGCGCGCAACCGCCTTTTAACCTACCTACCCCACACACCACCGCCAAAACTGACGCTACTTTCTTTGGTCAAACCAATTTTCGTGGTCTCAATACCACCTTTGGTATTCGCCGTGATGATCGGCGCCGGCATCTCTATGTAGTGGGTAAATCCGGTTCAGGCAAATCAAAATTATTAGAGACCTTAATTATTGACGATATTATAAACAATCAAGGTGTCTGTGTGATGGATCCACATGGTGATTTGATTCAAGATATTTTGCAATACATTCCCGAACATAAAATCAAAGATGTCATTTATTTTAATGTCTCAGATATTGATTGGCCGATTGCCTTTAATCCTCTCGAAAATGTTACCCCAGACATGAAACAACAGGTGACGCAGGGTTTAATTGAAGTGTTCGAGAAATTCTTTGGCGGTGATTGGTCACCGAAGATTGAACATGTGTTTCGCTATACTACCTTGGCAATGTTAGATTATCCTGATGCGACGATTGTGGGTATGATGAAAATGCTGACTAATCGTAAATTTCGGCAGAAAGTTATTCCGGTGATTAAAGACAGTGTGGTAAAACATTTCTGGGCCAATGAATTTTCTAGTTGGTCAGAAAAATTTGATAATGAAGCCATCTTGCCATTAGTGAATAAACTGGGACAGTTTTTGTCTAATCAGTTAATTCGCAATATTGTGGCGCAACCGAAAAACAAATTCAGTTTTGATGATATCATGAATAATCGTAAGATTGTGCTAATTGAATTATCGAAAGGTAGATTAGGTGAAGAAAATGCCGCCTTGCTGGGTGCGATGATTATTACCAAAATTTATCAAACCGCCATGGCTCGCGCCAAACTGCCCGAAAGTGAGCGCAAAGATTTTTACATGTACATTGATGAGTTTCAAAACTTTGCTACCGAAACCTTTGAAAATATTTTATCTGAGTCGCGTAAGTATCGGTTATTACTAACTATTTCACATCAGTACTTACAACAAGTTCCCGCTGAAATTAAAGGTACCGTGTTTGGTAACATTGGTTCTATTATCGCCATGCGCGTGGGCGCCGATGATGGGGCTTATTTAGCCAATGAATTTACACCAGTCTTTACCACGGAAGATTTTATCAATTTGGGAGTCCGTGAAATGTTAATTAAAATGAGTGTCTCCGGCCAAACCACCCAACCATTTTCGGCTCATACCATCGATGTTCCTCCCCCACTGGCACCAAGTTTTGTCCAACAAATTATTGACTATAATCGTCAACATTACGCCACCAGTTTGGCCGACATTAATATTTTAATGGCGCAAATTTACAGTGATGAAGAAAACACTAACTCCACCGCCGCCGAAGCCAATTTTGAAGCACCGATTGTTTAG